gccagcccagtaATTTCTGCTGTGTTAAGAATACTGAAATTTTTAAGCACCTGGAGCATCCTTTCTTTGAAGTATCTAATGCGATCCACATACTCTTGTGATGTGGTGCCTGCCGATGTCcagtttataagaaaaaaaaacgagCAAGCTCTTCCTTTACAGTCGGAAATTTTACATTGTTCCTTTTCGTCCTTGAACTTATATTTACAGTTCCGTTTCCCACCAAATTCTATCTAATAAATGATGTGTCCGCAATCAAGATATGTAcagaaattcaatttttaatttgtttaatttcctGAGACCATAAGATTCTAAacgttaaaatattttctcctggattGAATTACCTTTAAGATTATTGGTCCAcgattaatttaaaacattttatattttatgtattttcatggGTAATTATTAAACgttaaaagtaaaatgagggcttccctggtggcgcagtggttgagagtccgcctgccaatgcaggggacgcgggttcgtgccccggtccgggaagatcccacatgccgcggagcggctgggcccgtgagccatggccgctgggcctgcgcgtccggagcctgtgctctgcggcgggagaggccgcagcattgagaggcctgcgtaacgcaaaaaaaaaaaaaaaaaaaaaaaaaaaaaaagtaaaatgatatgtAGGAAATGAATCTCCAAATGAGCTAGAAAACAGGGCCTCCCCAATAATCCCATGTGTCCTTGGATGAATGTTAACTATTACAGGAGTGAGTCAGGGGTCAGCATCAATTCGGCCTTGGTTTCTAAGACTCAAATGCTGAGAATCTTCCTTCACAAAGGAACAGCTGGGCAAGCAAGTTTTTGTTCCAGCAGCATCAGTCACCTCTGAGCTTCTTCCGAGGTATGTGCCCAAAACCTCACCGGGAAGAGCTCACAGCTCTTACCAGCTCCACCTCCAGGGCCGGTGAAGATCTCGGATGGGAGGCACCAGACTCGCGAAGAGGGTTGGTCACCCTGTGCTCACAGTCGCCTAGCATCGATTCCTACATTTCTGCTGCCCTTTCTTTGGATCCAGGAGGTCCCTCTCCGTTGCAGCCCTGATTTTGCATTTGGGGAAGATCTGGGAAGAAAGGGGGTCTGCCTTCTTGGCAGTGGGTGGGGCGACGGTGCCAGGGGCGGTGGCTCGAGGGGCAAGCAGAAGGAGCTAAGCTTCCAGCAGTTGACCCTTTCTTTACACCTTCCTGGGAGTTTGCAGACTGGCAGCTCCTAGTGACCTTCCAGGGGCTTGGTCCCCAGTCTTAGGACCTCCCCTCTGCGGCAGAGTTTCTCATTCCTGGCTCCTTGCCATAATTTTCTGGGAGACTTAAAAAGATGCTCTGAAGTTCACCCCAGGTGGGGTGACTGGCATTCCTGGGACCAGGCCAGGTGCAGAGGTTTATTTAAAGTgccccctggggcttccctggtggcgcagtggttgagagtccgcctgctgatgcaggggacacgggttcgtgccccggtccgggaggatcccacataccgcggagcggctgggcccgtgagccatggccaatgagcctgcgcgtccggagcctgtgctccacaacgggagaggccacagcagtgagaggcccgtgtaccgcaaaaaaaaataataataataaataaattaaataaaataaagtgcccCCTGGTGATTTTGGCTGCTGTGTCCCCATTTCTCCCATCTGGACACCAAGGCGTGGAGGGGCGGGGTTGGCAGGGGGCTCCCAGTGCATGACCTGACCCCTGTCTTCCCCCGCAGTGTACCACTGGGTGGAGATGCGGACCAAGATGCGCATCATGGGCTTCCGGGGCACGGTCATCAAGCCGCTGAACGAGGAGGCGGCCGCCGAGCTGGGCGCCGAGCTGCTGGGCGAGGCCACCGTCTTCATCGTGGGCGGCGGCTGCCTGGTGCTGGAGTACTGGCGCCACCAGGCGCACCAGCGTCACAAGGAAGAGGAGCAGAGCGCCGCCTGGGACGCGCTGCGGGACGAGGTGGGCCGCGTGGCGCTGGCGCTGGAGGCCCTGCAGGCGCAGGTGCAGGCGGCGCCGCCGCCGGGCGCCCTGGAGGAGCTGCAGGCGCAGATGCAAGAGGTGCGCGCCCAGCTCTGCGCCCCAGACCCGCCGCCCGCGCCCCAGGCAGCATCCACGTCCCAGGAAGTGTCCTCATCCGAGGAAAAGGAGCCTGCCGAAGCCTGAACTTAGACGTTGCCCTGTGTGTCCTGACGTGGCCTTCTGCCTGCGTTACCCCTACCTGTGCTGGCCCAGTGGAAACCACCGGGATGTGGATGGAACTTGGATTAGGTCACCCCATACTGACCCGTGGTACCTTCCCCTGCGACCAGCCCCCAGCAGGTGAAGCGTTCCAACGTAGCCCCCTCCAACCTCTAGCTCATTTGGTACAGTCCGCAGTGCTGTCTCTCCAGCCAGTCACTCCAAACCACAAAGACCTATGGGGTCCCAGCCAGCAGGACAACATGCTCACTTCTCCggcagaagagaaaatggaaccgGACTTGAGCCAGATCAATCTATCAGCCCTCCATTTACTTGATCAGTGTTAACTTTTCCCTGGGACTCTTACATCGGAATACCTCCGTCCCTTTGTCAGTTGGTACAGGCTGTCGTAAGGAAGCGCAGTGTCTTTCAGTGAGCTTCTGCCTCTCTTACCTTCTAAGGTGGGCTTTCTCTGCGCATCACTCCTCTTATGAGGGAAATAAAAGGGATCTTGGCTTGCAGTTGATCCATCAAATATTACACCTTTCACCTTAACCTGATCCATGGTACCTTCCCCTGAGACACTCAAATGGAATATTCCAGCAGAACCCCTCTCATCGTTCAGTCTATGGCACAACCCACTGGAAGGGCTGTGCAGGGTCTTCTGGTAATGCCCTACCAACCCTGCTTCTGGTGGAAAATTGGATCCTGTCTGTGGCTAGTCCGACCTGTCTTTCAGCCTCAGCCCGCTGTCAACCTGTCCTCAGAGTCCCTGGGCCTTTCCTGACGTGTCCTTTCCTACCTTCCCCACTGTTTCTTCAGTGGCCTCTCTCAGGGGACTGCCGGCCATGATCACAGCCCCCAGGTTCCGTCAAATCTATAGATCTGTGTGCTATTGCGTTCCTTCCCTGCAGCTCTGGACTGGTCCAGCTGTCCCCCTCCGGCCTCCATAACCCCCTCTATCCCACCGGGCTAGGCCATCAGTTGGTCTTACCTTTGTTATTTAGtttccagggctgccataacaaatgaccacaaactcggtggcttaaaacaacaggagtttatcctttcacagttctggaggccagagatctgaaatcaaggtgttctCAGGGTCACGCTCCCTCcacaggctctaggggaggatccttccttacctcttcagCTTCTCTTGGcctcaggcattccttggcttggggCCCCCTatctccagtctctgcctccatcttcacctgGCCTCCTTTTGCTCTCTGTCTCTTGGAAAGACTCCTGTCGTTGGATTCAGGGCTTACCCTAAATCTAGGATGATTTCACTTCGAAATCTTTAACtgaattacatctacaaagaccctttttccacaGAAGCTCCCATAACTTTCCCTGGGTTAGGATGTGGACACATCTTTTGgtgggccaccattcaacccactacacctTCCCACCCCAGAAGTACGCTGGGACTCCCGCCAACCCCGTGGGGCATTCAGGGAACCACAAGGGTGAGAGGAACAGTCCAGGAACCACCATTCATTACCTGGAGTCTCTTCCAGGACTCACCTCTGAAGCGGGAGGGGTCTGGGCCCCACCAGTCTGCATTCTGTCTTTCAGACTGTAGATGTTTTCCAGTTAAAAGAGCCCTGGAGAGAGGAAGTCATCTGAAGGACGTGTCAGAGGATCATGATCTGATCTCCAGAATGAGTACAAGCCTCATTAAAATTAGGAGAGAAGCCGGGAGAGTTCTGATGGGGGTGAGTGGTAGAGCATCGTCcaagatggggaaattgaggcccgGCGGAAGCAAAGGGACTTGCCCGAGGCCAGCAAGCCAATGAGGTGATGAAGCAGTaagagcagaggcagggagggagatggagaaggGATGCAGGGTGCTTGAGGGTACTGGTACAGGGCAAGGAGGAAGATGAGAGGGAGGTGGATTACTGGGAGAGGGGCAGAGATCTCTACACAGAGGCCAAAGGCACCCCAGGGGCAGCATTGAGAGTGGGGGGGCACGGTTCTCTGTCAGAACAGCCCCAGATTACACCCAAGATCTTAGCATTTAATGAATGAGGTTAGATCCATTCCACCTGGGCCCGTTTCCCAGCAGCTCTAGGTGAAGTGGGAGGGGCcagctttctctccctccctccctccctcacctcacttccCCAGCGGAGTGAAAATA
Above is a window of Phocoena sinus isolate mPhoSin1 chromosome 19, mPhoSin1.pri, whole genome shotgun sequence DNA encoding:
- the LOC116743556 gene encoding optic atrophy 3 protein is translated as MPLATAKMVVGAFPMAKLLYLGIRQVSKPLANRIKEAARRSEFFKTYICLPPAQLYHWVEMRTKMRIMGFRGTVIKPLNEEAAAELGAELLGEATVFIVGGGCLVLEYWRHQAHQRHKEEEQSAAWDALRDEVGRVALALEALQAQVQAAPPPGALEELQAQMQEVRAQLCAPDPPPAPQAASTSQEVSSSEEKEPAEA